Proteins found in one Deltaproteobacteria bacterium genomic segment:
- a CDS encoding flavodoxin family protein, protein MKVLAFNGSPRKEGNTTILINHVFRELEKEGLETELVQLSGKKIHGCIACYKCFENKDRRCSVKDDFANECIEKMIMADGIILGSPVYFADVTAEMKALIDRAGFVSLANGGLYKNKVGASVVALRRTGGIHTLDSMNHFYLAGQMIIVGRGIGIGRNIGEVEKDEEGIQMVKTLGQRMAWLLKKVSG, encoded by the coding sequence ATGAAAGTTTTGGCTTTTAATGGCAGCCCCAGGAAAGAAGGCAATACCACCATCCTCATTAACCATGTCTTTCGTGAACTTGAAAAAGAAGGGCTGGAAACGGAATTGGTCCAGTTGTCCGGGAAGAAAATTCATGGCTGTATCGCCTGTTATAAGTGTTTTGAAAATAAGGACCGGCGTTGTTCGGTCAAAGACGACTTTGCCAATGAATGCATCGAAAAAATGATTATGGCCGATGGGATAATCCTGGGTTCGCCTGTTTATTTTGCCGACGTTACGGCTGAGATGAAAGCCCTTATTGATCGGGCTGGTTTTGTTTCTCTGGCCAATGGAGGCCTGTATAAAAATAAGGTGGGGGCTTCTGTAGTAGCCTTACGTCGTACCGGGGGTATACACACTCTCGATTCCATGAATCACTTTTATCTTGCCGGGCAAATGATCATTGTGGGGAGAGGTATCGGGATCGGCAGGAATATAGGGGAAGTGGAAAAAGACGAAGAAGGGATTCAGATGGTTAAAACCCTTGGACAACGAATGGCCTGGTTGCTTAAGAAGGTGTCCGGATAA
- a CDS encoding RidA family protein — MNNYLWAIAIFMSLFAVQPSGADQTSSIEFYGSGKILPKNLPISEAVRHGNTLFLSAQIGNLPGTFTLVPGGVKEEAKQAMKNIKTLVEAHGYSMQDLVKCTVVLADMSEWTAFNEIYKSFFTDKYPARSALVGSGLILGARVQVECLAAKEK; from the coding sequence ATGAATAATTATTTGTGGGCAATCGCGATCTTTATGAGTCTGTTTGCAGTCCAGCCGTCAGGAGCGGATCAAACCTCCTCAATCGAATTCTATGGTTCCGGGAAAATCCTGCCTAAAAATCTTCCGATCTCCGAAGCGGTTCGACACGGGAATACGCTCTTCCTTTCGGCACAAATCGGAAACCTGCCTGGCACCTTTACATTGGTGCCTGGTGGAGTGAAAGAAGAAGCAAAGCAGGCCATGAAAAATATTAAAACATTAGTCGAGGCTCACGGCTACTCCATGCAGGATCTGGTGAAGTGCACGGTGGTCCTGGCCGATATGTCGGAATGGACAGCATTCAACGAGATTTACAAATCCTTCTTTACGGACAAATACCCGGCCCGGAGCGCTCTGGTTGGCAGCGGGCTGATCTTGGGAGCACGTGTTCAGGTTGAATGCCTCGCTGCCAAAGAAAAGTGA
- a CDS encoding DUF4160 domain-containing protein, whose amino-acid sequence MPTILAILGWRLFSYANEGNEPIHVHCRKGEIECKYWLDRETFDIEEALSYNMSEKDKRQIRKIIYDHFEYIELQWDDFQRRRQQ is encoded by the coding sequence ATGCCCACAATACTTGCTATACTTGGCTGGAGATTGTTCTCCTACGCAAACGAGGGAAATGAGCCAATTCATGTTCATTGCCGAAAGGGCGAAATTGAGTGCAAATATTGGTTGGACCGGGAAACATTCGATATTGAGGAAGCCCTTTCATACAATATGTCTGAGAAAGATAAAAGACAGATAAGAAAAATAATATATGATCATTTTGAGTATATTGAGTTACAATGGGATGATTTTCAGAGGAGGCGACAGCAATGA
- a CDS encoding nucleotidyltransferase family protein has product MIKTKQDLMVAIDQNRSHLRALGVKRIGLFGSFVRGEQRPDSDIDLLVEFDPGQKTFDTFMELAFFLEELLQHRIELVTLESLSPYIGPHILKEVEYAALAA; this is encoded by the coding sequence ATGATCAAAACAAAGCAGGACCTTATGGTCGCGATCGATCAGAACCGTTCTCACCTGAGAGCACTGGGAGTAAAAAGAATTGGACTTTTCGGTTCTTTTGTTCGCGGAGAGCAACGCCCTGACAGTGATATAGACCTGCTGGTCGAATTCGACCCAGGACAAAAGACTTTTGATACCTTCATGGAACTGGCCTTCTTTCTGGAGGAGCTTTTACAACATAGAATTGAACTTGTCACTTTGGAATCGCTCAGTCCCTATATTGGCCCTCACATCCTCAAGGAGGTCGAGTATGCCGCTCTCGCCGCTTGA
- a CDS encoding nucleotidyl transferase AbiEii/AbiGii toxin family protein, translated as MKTFDQFRIRQAEIAQLIVLQCLFSLKESREVFFQGGTAIRWFYGGLRFSEDLDLVSPWSSEKAAVMVDSAAEQVRRYMVANFGPGDFSLKPKKSRDGAYRAFFDFAPSEKRQKVSVKVEFEQLAGVMRPNTDKIIMQSAPAVAYFLREAGFGSAGAAVIINVETAEEILTDKMRALMERPYTKGRDFFDVWFLTKTLGVRPDPGGLDRKLSMYAVPFTEKTPAAFYAGLDKLSTGDRKALAGEIHQDLSRFIEAQTLEVLARENFRDLLSAVQEAFRLCLRTNHSRPRGHRQA; from the coding sequence ATGAAAACCTTTGACCAATTCAGAATTCGGCAGGCCGAGATCGCCCAGTTAATCGTTTTGCAGTGTCTGTTCTCACTCAAAGAAAGCCGGGAAGTTTTTTTCCAGGGGGGTACAGCCATTCGCTGGTTCTATGGAGGCTTACGATTTTCCGAGGATCTGGATCTGGTTTCGCCCTGGTCCTCAGAGAAGGCCGCCGTAATGGTCGATTCGGCCGCCGAGCAGGTCCGACGGTATATGGTGGCTAATTTCGGTCCTGGAGACTTTTCCCTGAAACCTAAAAAAAGTCGAGACGGCGCCTACCGGGCTTTTTTCGATTTTGCCCCCTCCGAAAAGCGACAGAAGGTCAGCGTCAAAGTGGAATTCGAACAATTGGCCGGGGTCATGAGGCCAAACACTGATAAAATTATCATGCAATCCGCCCCGGCTGTGGCCTATTTCCTGCGTGAAGCCGGTTTCGGGTCAGCGGGTGCGGCGGTTATCATTAATGTGGAAACGGCCGAAGAAATCCTGACCGATAAAATGCGGGCGCTCATGGAACGCCCTTACACCAAGGGGCGGGACTTTTTTGATGTCTGGTTCCTGACCAAAACACTGGGAGTTCGGCCGGACCCCGGGGGGCTGGACCGTAAGCTTTCCATGTATGCCGTCCCCTTCACGGAAAAAACTCCTGCCGCTTTTTACGCCGGACTGGATAAACTCAGCACCGGGGATCGAAAAGCCCTAGCCGGCGAAATACACCAGGACCTTTCTCGATTTATCGAGGCGCAGACCCTGGAAGTCCTGGCCCGTGAAAATTTTCGGGATCTTCTTTCCGCCGTGCAGGAAGCCTTCCGGCTCTGCCTTCGAACTAACCACTCAAGACCCAGGGGTCACCGCCAAGCATGA
- a CDS encoding DegQ family serine endoprotease — translation MEPKKRFKQIFIALVMIGALTGTGLGVSLAVKHSNAAVSAGATLTQPPMVPANFSDLAEKVRPGVVNLQVVKKIKNVGMGFHDFHGFPFGDKDPFGDFFGPPSPGNPPKGFAQRGVGSGFVISPDGYILTNNHVIEEADQIKVKLSNGQEYKGKVIGRDPKTDLALIKIEGATGLHSLKLGNSEEMKVGNWVVAVGSPFGLEQTVTAGIVSAKGRVIGSGPYDNFIQTDASINPGNSGGPLINLKGEVVGINTAIMAQGQGIGFAIPINMAKEIAGQLKDKGRVTRGWLGVSIQEVTPELAKSFGLKENKGALIAQVGPDSPAEKAGLQQGDVILEFDSQPVADSKELPRIVAGTPVGKTVTVKLAREGKTMDRSLKVGELQEKAERAMSPSSHKSLGLAVQDLTPEIAQGLGLKKAGGVVVAQVEPGSPAAEAGLRQGDVIQEVNRKPVRNADDFVQKIEKVKGQDTVLLFILRGEQKLFAAVTLK, via the coding sequence ATGGAACCGAAAAAAAGATTCAAGCAAATTTTCATCGCCCTGGTCATGATCGGGGCCTTAACCGGTACCGGCTTGGGGGTCTCCCTGGCCGTTAAACATTCCAATGCAGCCGTTTCTGCCGGGGCGACTTTGACCCAGCCCCCCATGGTCCCGGCAAACTTCAGTGACCTGGCCGAAAAGGTCCGTCCAGGGGTAGTCAACCTCCAGGTAGTCAAGAAAATAAAAAACGTCGGGATGGGATTTCATGACTTTCACGGATTCCCTTTTGGAGACAAGGATCCCTTTGGAGATTTCTTCGGACCCCCTTCACCGGGGAATCCTCCTAAAGGTTTTGCGCAGCGGGGTGTCGGGTCCGGTTTTGTCATAAGCCCGGACGGCTATATCCTGACCAACAACCATGTGATTGAAGAAGCCGATCAGATCAAGGTAAAGCTCAGCAACGGACAGGAGTATAAGGGAAAGGTTATCGGGCGGGACCCCAAGACCGACCTGGCCCTCATCAAAATTGAAGGGGCCACAGGTCTTCACTCCCTCAAACTGGGGAACTCGGAAGAGATGAAGGTCGGGAACTGGGTGGTTGCTGTGGGGAGTCCTTTCGGTTTGGAACAGACCGTCACCGCCGGTATCGTCAGTGCCAAGGGCCGGGTGATCGGCTCCGGGCCTTATGACAATTTTATTCAGACGGACGCCTCCATCAACCCCGGCAACAGCGGCGGCCCCCTGATCAACCTGAAGGGGGAAGTGGTGGGTATCAACACAGCCATTATGGCCCAAGGCCAGGGGATCGGTTTTGCCATTCCGATCAATATGGCCAAAGAGATCGCCGGTCAACTTAAAGACAAGGGCCGGGTAACCCGGGGCTGGCTGGGTGTGTCCATCCAGGAAGTGACCCCGGAACTGGCCAAGTCGTTCGGTCTTAAGGAAAACAAGGGTGCCCTGATTGCCCAGGTTGGACCAGACAGCCCGGCAGAAAAGGCCGGCCTCCAGCAGGGAGATGTTATCCTGGAATTTGACAGCCAGCCGGTGGCCGATTCCAAAGAACTGCCCAGGATCGTGGCCGGGACCCCGGTGGGCAAAACAGTTACGGTGAAGCTTGCACGGGAGGGGAAAACCATGGACCGTTCCTTGAAGGTGGGAGAGTTGCAGGAAAAGGCCGAAAGGGCCATGAGCCCTTCTTCCCATAAATCCCTGGGCCTGGCTGTCCAGGACCTTACTCCGGAAATCGCCCAGGGGCTCGGTTTGAAGAAGGCTGGCGGGGTGGTGGTGGCCCAGGTGGAACCCGGCAGCCCGGCCGCTGAGGCTGGCCTGCGGCAAGGCGATGTCATCCAGGAGGTCAATCGGAAACCGGTCAGGAATGCCGATGATTTTGTTCAAAAGATCGAAAAGGTCAAGGGCCAGGATACCGTCCTGCTCTTCATTCTGAGGGGAGAGCAAAAACTGTTTGCCGCTGTAACGTTGAAGTAG
- a CDS encoding DUF2442 domain-containing protein encodes MNKYHDIGEIKFHGDFLEATIDGATRRFQLKNISPLLEMASEIERKTFEVSPSGYGIHWPLLDEDISIDGLLGIVHAPMRKRKTA; translated from the coding sequence ATGAATAAATATCATGATATTGGAGAAATTAAATTCCATGGAGACTTTCTTGAGGCTACCATTGATGGAGCGACAAGGAGATTTCAACTAAAAAATATATCTCCATTACTGGAAATGGCATCTGAAATAGAAAGGAAAACCTTCGAAGTCTCACCTTCTGGATATGGAATACACTGGCCACTATTGGATGAAGACATTTCCATTGATGGGTTGTTGGGAATTGTCCACGCTCCGATGAGAAAAAGAAAAACCGCATAA
- a CDS encoding Ldh family oxidoreductase yields the protein MKVELNELEALTTKAIKKYGYNDSETTTIREMLLYAQLRGNNQGVVKLIGKGIPKDPKAGEVVIEKETALSAKINGNQNQAMVVVKKALDVVLEKVKACGVGIAGTFNTSTSSGAIGYVAAEIARQGLVGMVFASSPPRVATAGSFQPIFGTNPLAIGIPAKPDPIILDMSTAAMAFYGLVEAQTAGKPIPGDVAYDPSGRPTTDPAQAIKGAIRSFDRGYKGAGLSLIIEILAGPLVCAACAGVGDPAKNWGHLVLAIDPNLFGDRDEFIRNVTALIEKIKATKKLPGIEEIFVPGERGNRQAAEIRASGRIEVEDNLLEELRKAAG from the coding sequence ATGAAGGTTGAACTGAATGAACTTGAAGCGCTTACCACAAAAGCCATTAAAAAGTACGGGTATAACGACAGTGAGACGACCACCATACGGGAGATGCTGCTGTATGCCCAGTTGAGGGGCAACAATCAGGGCGTGGTTAAGCTCATCGGCAAAGGCATCCCCAAAGATCCGAAGGCCGGGGAGGTAGTGATTGAAAAGGAAACCGCCCTGTCGGCCAAAATAAACGGAAACCAGAACCAGGCCATGGTCGTGGTCAAGAAGGCTCTGGACGTGGTCCTGGAAAAGGTTAAGGCTTGCGGGGTAGGGATCGCCGGGACCTTCAACACCTCCACCTCTTCCGGCGCCATCGGATACGTGGCCGCAGAAATTGCCAGGCAGGGTCTGGTTGGGATGGTCTTTGCCAGCTCCCCGCCGCGAGTGGCCACGGCCGGTTCCTTTCAGCCGATTTTTGGAACGAATCCTCTGGCCATCGGGATTCCCGCAAAGCCCGACCCGATTATTCTGGACATGTCCACCGCCGCCATGGCCTTTTACGGGCTCGTTGAGGCCCAGACGGCAGGCAAACCCATTCCCGGTGATGTGGCCTATGATCCATCAGGCCGGCCCACCACCGATCCGGCTCAGGCGATCAAAGGGGCGATACGATCCTTTGACCGGGGTTATAAAGGGGCCGGACTGTCTCTGATTATAGAAATTCTGGCCGGGCCGCTGGTCTGCGCAGCCTGTGCCGGAGTCGGCGACCCCGCCAAGAATTGGGGACATCTCGTGCTGGCCATTGATCCCAATCTCTTCGGAGACCGGGATGAATTTATTCGTAATGTGACCGCGCTGATCGAAAAAATCAAAGCCACGAAAAAGCTTCCAGGCATCGAAGAAATCTTCGTGCCCGGAGAAAGAGGCAACCGCCAGGCGGCCGAGATCCGGGCCTCCGGAAGGATCGAGGTTGAGGACAATCTCCTGGAGGAATTGAGAAAAGCGGCCGGCTGA
- a CDS encoding 3-keto-5-aminohexanoate cleavage protein has product MGRKVIITCALVGSATRKNQNPNTPYTPKELAEAAHLAYKAGAAMVHVHAVEDDGTNSTRIERIRESHEAIKERTPELIVNMTSALGMGATPEQRIAQIEQVRPEMASLNMGTMNFAAVNRKTGEVIVDYTFDNTFFTISNLAKMMQSIGTKPELEVYSSAGIDNYYFLSPGGIFTDPVNFNFVWGVCGGAAFRPGSFVAMVGALPPGANFSTCGVGIEEWPAITQSVLCGGHVRVGLEDNIRMPNGELAKGNFELVENAVRIIESLGCQPATPDEARKIFGITVN; this is encoded by the coding sequence ATGGGAAGGAAAGTCATCATCACCTGCGCGCTGGTCGGATCGGCGACCCGAAAAAATCAGAACCCCAATACACCTTATACCCCGAAAGAATTGGCCGAGGCCGCCCATCTGGCCTATAAGGCCGGGGCGGCCATGGTCCATGTCCACGCCGTCGAGGACGACGGGACCAACTCGACCCGTATCGAGCGCATCAGGGAAAGTCATGAGGCCATCAAGGAGAGGACCCCGGAGCTGATCGTCAACATGACCTCGGCCCTGGGCATGGGGGCCACACCGGAACAGAGGATCGCTCAGATCGAACAGGTACGGCCGGAGATGGCCTCGCTTAATATGGGAACCATGAACTTTGCAGCCGTAAACCGGAAGACCGGCGAGGTCATCGTGGACTATACCTTTGATAATACCTTTTTTACCATCTCCAATCTGGCCAAGATGATGCAGTCCATCGGAACCAAACCGGAACTGGAGGTCTATTCTTCGGCCGGTATCGATAACTATTATTTCCTCTCCCCGGGCGGAATTTTCACCGATCCGGTCAATTTCAATTTCGTCTGGGGCGTCTGCGGCGGAGCGGCCTTCCGGCCCGGATCCTTTGTGGCCATGGTCGGGGCCCTACCCCCGGGGGCTAATTTTTCCACCTGCGGCGTGGGGATTGAAGAATGGCCGGCCATTACCCAGTCCGTCCTTTGCGGCGGCCATGTGCGGGTCGGTCTGGAAGATAATATCCGGATGCCTAACGGGGAGTTGGCCAAGGGTAACTTCGAGTTGGTTGAAAATGCCGTGCGGATTATCGAGTCTCTCGGCTGCCAGCCGGCAACGCCGGATGAGGCCAGGAAGATATTCGGCATTACCGTAAATTAA
- a CDS encoding toxin-antitoxin system HicB family antitoxin yields the protein MMLRVSPEIHAKALAMAKISGKSLNQWAEGVLRKAAHV from the coding sequence ATGATGCTCCGCGTTTCTCCTGAGATACATGCCAAAGCTCTCGCCATGGCAAAAATCTCAGGCAAAAGCCTTAATCAATGGGCTGAAGGGGTTTTACGTAAAGCCGCTCATGTTTAA